From the genome of Solanum lycopersicum chromosome 7, SLM_r2.1:
ttgtatggtgttcatgtagatgtgttcatcGATCATAAGAGCCTTAAGTATGTGTTCACcatgaaagagttgaatcttcgcaaAGGGAAATAGCTTGAGTTCcttaaagattatgatatgagtgtgtaTTATCATCCTGGAAAGGCAAATGTAGTGGctgatgctcttagtagattatctatgggtagtgtagcccatgtcgacgaaaaaaatgatttagtgaaggatgttcacaggcttgctcgcttgggagttttccttatgagcatatcataCAGCGGTGTAATAGTTCAGCATGGGGCAGAATCGTCTtcggtagtggaggttaaggaaaagcaagagagtgatccgatcttgcttgaactaaaAGGTTTAGTCAACAATTAGaaagtggaggttttctcccaagtggaGATGTTATACGTCGCTACCAAGGTAGATCGTGTGTTTCTGATGTGGGAGAGTTGAGGCAGCATATTCTTGCAGACACTCATAACTCCAGGTATTCTATTAATCCAAGTGTCACTAAGATTTACCATgatctgcgggaagtctatttgtggaatggcatgaagagggatataacGAACATTGTGAgcaagtgccccaattgccagcaagtcaaggtagaacatcagaaaccaagaggtatgactcaagagatcgatattcctacttggaagtgggatgtgataaatatggatttgatcacagggttacctcgtactcacagatagcatgactcaatttgggtgatagttgataggatgactaagtctttttggtttttggcggtcaagactacatattcagTAGAGGACTATGCCAATCTTTACCTTACTGAAAGTGTGAGGTTTCATGGGGTTTATTTGTCtttcatctcagatagaggtcctcagtttaccccTCATTTATAGAAGTCATTtcgaaaaggtcttggtactcaagttaaccgtagtacaacatttcacccACAGACGAATGGGCAGGCaaagcgtactattcagacctTAGAAGATACGTTGATGGCTTGTGTAATCGATTtaaaaggtagttgggatgattaccttcctcttattgagtttgcctacaataataactaccattccagcattcagattGCCCCTTAGATGTAGATCTCTTGTTAGTTGGTTTGAAataggtgaagcagctttgatagggccagattcagtTCTTTAtgatatggagaaagtgcaactccttagatatagacttaagacagcccaAAGTAGATataaatcttatgcagatgtaaggagaagggaactagagttccaagttgatgattggattTTTCTTAAAGTGTCACCTATGACAGGGgttatgagatttggaaagaaagggaagttcagtcctagatatgtaggcccttacaagatcttgaaaaggattggaAAGGTGGCATATGAAttagagttgccagcaaaattagaagCAGTGCATTCGATCTTcgacatctcactcttgaagaagtgagtgggtgacccagcctctatagtgccattagagagtgtggcggtgaaagatagtctttctaatgaggatgtaccagttgagattcttgaacgTCAGGTATGaaagttgagaaacaaagaaatcgcttcagtcaaggttttgtggaggagtcagtccatagagggagctacttggaaAGCAGAaccagccatgaaagccaagtatccttacatttttccttccgattccactctatgttgaggtaatagttcctcttcagttttacagtcattcatgcgtaaattcaaTTTAAGAATCATGTTCTCTTagtttgtactttcatttttagcGTAATTGCATGTACTCAGAAATCAATTCAGTCAAAACTCCGTTCTCAGTGTTTAGAAGTGGGGTTttcatctctctccctctatttcaactagtttagtcttcattcaaggacgaatgttcctatgGGGGAGATAAtataacaccccgtagccaaaacagaccaaaaaataatttttcagaaaaatttgCAGGTGCTACCAATGGTGTCATAGACAGACCGTAGCGTGAAccacggttcgtcctgcacaaccgtcgatgggatcagaaacttcCGAAAATTTCAGCCtacaaaaattggttaagtcttggacgaccgACAGACTTACGATTCGTAGTCTGTGATCATctatcaagactcccttcaaacactctctgacaagagctatagatgaccaacatggttcgtaggtggacttacggtccgtaggttgaaaatttgcagccagttaaggagaaatgcagttgggtcaacatAAAATGAACATAACTCTTATCACATGATGAATTAGGTATCCCAGGACATAATCacagatatataatttaattagctttccatatccaccgaccttgctaaaatcagaccatCGAGTAAATAGTTAAGCCCATTTTATTAAAGACCTGATGAACAGGCCCTcatgacggacccaacgacggggcgtcgggcgcacgacggaccgtcagtcctggccatTGTGAAACACGACAGCAACTTTCCCAGAGGcgtttttgacctttcccactccatTTAAGCCCTAtgttacgtcgttttgaccctaaatcatcagattttactcatttaaagcctagaaatataattaaaacatatccaattcaaatcattaaagaaaaacttagaaaattagaagcaagagaggagaaaagaaGCTCAACAACCCTACTACAAGAATGCCACAAGCTCCAGTAGTTCAAGCcctgaaacttaagtatttttccatggatttcatcacaatgTATGTGGgattcactagtgggttcctttcacccattgggtccatAGTTTCAATCatttcttgattctcttataatgattaaacctagggtttatagaaattttatataacttcttcaatttattaaatatatgttccaaattagattatcatgttattactcagattatcgtatgaatttcagaaccctagctttgtatttctttagttcttgaattacacatgctaggtcatatattttaaacacttcagatatacatgcctcagttataaatgcataattatcagattaattgttgcattctcagtttgcatgttcagtttcaatctatcaagtatttacataaattcagatataatcagttaattttaagaaatcattgggagtagcatattACCGAGCTGGATTAGGGTTTAGTGTACCCAGTAGTCTCAAAACTACTATCCTAGTACGTTATAAGTCCCCTCTTTGAGCAATCAGTtcagtgatcacgccagcatgactttatacctctggcagggtatattgggtcctctcgatggggtgtatacatcggtctccacatttagctcatgtggttttattatcggttattagtagctctcacAAATCAGttagactctctgcattgaccatttatcaatatattcagtattcagtttcagcatcaTATAAATTTGTCATTCATCAAATTAGCTAGGAAATCAGCACAACACGTTCATATCATTATagttgtttttgtgcttgttcagttatgttttatttcagctttactctatcctacatgctcagtacctttcaagtactgacgcatacgtacACTACATCTTCTCGTCATGTAGGTTCAgtttctcagcatccagatcaggcatagatcgatttcctgATCTCCTGTTTAGTAGATTCAGTactgagtcctcattctccgaggaaaaCAGTCATGAGTATCATTTTAGTCTTTAgccatttagtttcagtttttgctaaatttagcAGGGGTTTTCCCAGTATTTCTATTCTAGtgtagaggctattttcagacgaAGTTAGATTTAGCTTATTGttgagttaatatttattttgtattaaactcattgtttttaaatatttcatttatagaATATGTGTATttccatcttttcattttaagtatgatttagcttccgcactagtttattatctttagtatgctcatgatcatgccagcagggttaggttgggatcacttgtggtcctaggttccgtgtccgcgtctcaggGTTAGCTCTGGGAATGACAACTACGAACCTTGGAGCAATAGAATGTTTGATATTGGGAGAAAAACATTTAGTCCAAGCCACAAGTAACCAATCTGCAGTTgatattcgtgaagagatggtaCAGAGTAATTGGGGTTAGGGTTGAAGCATGTGAGAGGAGGTGCTAAGAAGGTAAATGTTCTGAACTATTTCACTAGACCTCTTCCACCGTCTAAGGAGTATTTCTACGAGGAGGATGCTTAACTTGTGAATGATCATATGGGGGGGTTCTCGACCGAACTCCCAAGGTTTTAACATGGATAATTTGACAAAAGGTCAAGGAAATAAAGGTCGGAATGGCAACTACAACCTATAGGGTCAATATGTTTTAGATAAGAGCTACACTCACAATAACAACtacaaataaaacaattatGGAAATAGAAACGATCGGGTTAGACCTTACGTTCCTCCTAAAAATGGAGAATTTGGAACTAGACACGCTAGAGGTAATATGTAATGTGTTACGGAATAGATATAGAAGATGATGAGAAGGTTTGATgcgataaataaaatttttgaggAGATGCCATGTAACATTTTAGAAAATGAACTCATCTAGTGAAGAGCCcattaagttttaaga
Proteins encoded in this window:
- the LOC138337363 gene encoding uncharacterized protein — translated: MSVYYHPGKANVVADALSRLSMGSVAHVDEKNDLVKDVHRLARLGVFLMSISYSGVIVQHGAESSSVVEVKEKQESDPILLELKDTHNSRYSINPSVTKIYHDLREVYLWNGMKRDITNIVSKCPNCQQVKVEHQKPRGEAALIGPDSVLYDMEKVQLLRYRLKTAQSRYKSYADVRRRELEFQVDDWIFLKVSPMTGVMRFGKKGKFSPRYVGPYKILKRIGKVAYELELPAKLEAVHSIFDISLLKK